TCTTGCCAATCATCCGTTCTTTTATCTCCAACTTGAAAAATAGTTTTCACATGTTTGGAGTATCTTTCAACAGCGGCACCGTTTAAAGCGTCATTATCACGTCGCCAGGCCAACATATCTCGTATACCTTCATGTTCCAAATACGTATTGAATGCCTCCGCATCCATTGCAATAGACCTGGGTGCTGTAGAAACTCCGGTTACATATGTTCCTGATTCACTGGTTCTAAAATTTAAAAAGGTGATGCTGTCTTTTTCACTCCACTGGGAGTCATCAATTTTTATTCTCTTGCCATTATTCAGCATGCTGGCATCTAACATTCGGTCGCGGTCAATAACATTATCACTCTTATCAAAAGTACCGTTGAACAATTGAATGGTTGCAGACCTATTGGGTTTTAGAAAATAGGAGTCTAACTTTAGGTACATGATATGACTACTGAACAGTACAAGGGATAGTAGTGCTAGAATTATTTTTTTCATTAATGGCGATTAAATTAGTGGATGAATTACAACGATATGCTTCTCGTTCAACTGAATTTGGTAAAAATAAGAAAATGAAGGAACAAGCAAACCGAACTTCATATAAAATCCGGCTTTTCCGGTTGAAGAACAGTTTCTATAAAATAATGTTGATGCAGAACTATTATTTTTTAGCCAATTCTAAAATAATAATGGTACAACAAATTGAAACATCAAAACCAAAAGGGCAACGGCTATAACGTTCAGGATAATACCTACCCTGGCCATCTCATTCACCTTTACGTAGCCACTGGCAAATACAATGGCGTTGGGCGGTGTGGCCATGGGAAGCATAAAGGCACAACTACTGGCTATGGTAACAGGAATCAACAGGTAAAGAATAGGAATATCTAGACCAATGGCAATGCCCGCAACTACTGGGGCCAGTACCGCAATTAAAGCTACGTTGCTCATCAGTTCGGTCATAAAGAGCATAAGGGTTATTAAAAGAATGGCGGTAAACAGTATGCTAACTTGACTATCACCAATGGCAGAGGAAACCATATCCACTATCCCACTAACGGACATGCCTTTTGCTAGCGCTAAACCTCCACCAAAAAGAATTAAAATGCCCCAAGCCAATTTTTGAGTGTCTTTCCAAACAATAATAAAATCTCCTTTTTTCATATTATAGGGAATGGAGAACATGGCTATGGCCGCCATAATACTGATCATAGTATCGTTGAGCTTCAATGCCGGAAATATGCCGTTTATGACGGTTCTAAAAATCCAAAGGAAAACGGTGACACCAAAAATGGCGAGTACCATTTTTTCTTTTCCGCTCATAGGCCCCAGTTTTTTTAGTTCATCATTTATGACATCTTTTGATGCTGAAAATACCAAATCGCGATTAGGATACATCCATTTGACCAAAATCATATAACTGATCCATATCATAAGGGCAGAGAAGGGGACACCAAGAACCATCCACTTTAAAAATGAGATTTCAATATTGTATTCATTTTCAAGAAGGCCGATCATTACCGAGTTAGGTGGCGTACCGATTACTGTAGCCACGCCTCCCGCGTTAGCTGAAAAAGCAATGCCAAGCATCACGGAAAGGGCAAAATTCCGATCACTTTTTGTAAATCCGTCTTCATCATTGACCAGAAGCCCGATAACCGACATGGCAATAGGCAACATGACCACCGTTGTAGCTGTATTACTGATCCACATACTCAAAGAGGCTGTTGCTATCATAAAGCCTAGTACTACTTTGTTGGGTGTGGTGCCTGTAATTTTTATAATATTTAGGGCAATGCGTTTGTGGAGATTCACTTTTTCAAGGGCCAGGGCAAGAACAAAGCCTCCAAAGAAGAGAAATATGATGGGGCTCCCATAATTGGCTCCCACATCTCCAATATCCATGATTTTTAGAAAAGGGAATAGTAGCAATGGCAAAAGAGCGGTAACAGAAATGGATACGGCTTCTGTAATCCACCAGATAACCATCCAAACCGCTACGGCAATTACTGCATCTCCTTTATCGGAGACCAAATCAAAAGGTAAAAAGCGAATTATAAAAAAAAGAAGAGGGCCTACAAAGAGTCCGGCTTTTTTACTGAGTTCCATGGCATTGAATTAGAGCTCCTAAGCTATGTTTTTTCTTTTTCTTTTGAAAATTAATATACAATAGTGTCCGATGGAATTGGTGGAAGTTGATAATTTCCAAAGTCGATATGGATTTTAGAATTGTTCAACTTCGTGTTTTGAGGCGTAGCTTTTGTACCATGTAAATAGAGATGCTGTAGATTTTTGAAATCATGAATTGACTTAAGATACTTTGTTTCTAGGGCAGTATGGGTTAGGTTGATAGATTTTAAATGTTCCAATCCTGCTAAGGATTGAAGGTTTTTTCCAGTTATGATAGTGTTGTCTAGTAACACTATGGTTAAGTTGGGAAGTTGTGCTAGTTTAGAAAAAACTGCATCGGTTATTTTGGTATTGCCAAGGTCAAGTCTTGAAATTTGATTCTTTATAGGCAGCAGCATATCAAAATCCGAATCGGTAAAATCAGGTTTGTTGATGCAAGAAGCACTTAAGAAATTAGAGGCGTTACTAATCTGGTCGATGTGAATGCCAGAAGCTTCTATTGTTTTTATTTGTTGGTCAGATGCAGCCTCGACATCTATATTCGGGTGGTCAAAATCTGCCTTTTTAGGGAAGAACGAAAGAAAAAGAGACTTGTCCAAGCCTGACTCGGCAATGGTTTTATCAAACGGATTGCCAGCATCTATCCAAGCCATTACAAGTTGAATTTCTTCTTTTGAGGGTTGGGTTTTTCCTTCGGGAGGCATGTGGTCGTCATCATCCATAGGAAGAATAAGTCTAGTATATAATTCACTTTCCGGAGCATTGGAAGCTTCAATTATTGCTCCGTTTTCCCCACCGTTAAGAATTCCTTCTTGAGTTGTGAGAAGCAATTCGCCTTTTGTTTTCTTAGGGTTGTGGCAGCTAGCGCATTTGTTGTTCAATATGGGTTTGATTACGTCTTCAAAGAGTAACGCATCTTGCCAGTTATCCTCATTTAAGTCGATTTTTTTCTCTTCAAAATTTTCAAAGCCCAAAGCCGATTTTATGGCATTTGGCAATGGTTCTATTAAATATTCTTCTCCATGGGTAATATTTCCCCCTTGGTGACCCGTAAAGGAAATCAGCATAAAAAAGAAAATGGATAAACCGAGCATGGGTAGTTTCAGGAGAAAACTTAGAGTTAGAATACCTTTTAGTTTGGCGTACATCAAAAAGGAAAATAAAGCTGTAGCGATACCAGACCACAAGTGCCACTTTACCGTGTCAAAAGCATAGCCTTCTCCAAGATATTGCAGGTAACCTGTAATACAGGCTAGGGTAGCCGTAATACCCGCCCATAAGTAGACAAGCGATATAACGGTGTTGTGTTTTTTTTTCTTTCTATCGTACCACTGCAAAAGCAGTCCCATCATAATGAAACCAATGGGT
This genomic interval from Zobellia roscoffensis contains the following:
- a CDS encoding SLC13 family permease — its product is MELSKKAGLFVGPLLFFIIRFLPFDLVSDKGDAVIAVAVWMVIWWITEAVSISVTALLPLLLFPFLKIMDIGDVGANYGSPIIFLFFGGFVLALALEKVNLHKRIALNIIKITGTTPNKVVLGFMIATASLSMWISNTATTVVMLPIAMSVIGLLVNDEDGFTKSDRNFALSVMLGIAFSANAGGVATVIGTPPNSVMIGLLENEYNIEISFLKWMVLGVPFSALMIWISYMILVKWMYPNRDLVFSASKDVINDELKKLGPMSGKEKMVLAIFGVTVFLWIFRTVINGIFPALKLNDTMISIMAAIAMFSIPYNMKKGDFIIVWKDTQKLAWGILILFGGGLALAKGMSVSGIVDMVSSAIGDSQVSILFTAILLITLMLFMTELMSNVALIAVLAPVVAGIAIGLDIPILYLLIPVTIASSCAFMLPMATPPNAIVFASGYVKVNEMARVGIILNVIAVALLVLMFQFVVPLLF
- a CDS encoding c-type cytochrome domain-containing protein, yielding MNVLKQLLGRLHPLVVHLPIGFIMMGLLLQWYDRKKKKHNTVISLVYLWAGITATLACITGYLQYLGEGYAFDTVKWHLWSGIATALFSFLMYAKLKGILTLSFLLKLPMLGLSIFFFMLISFTGHQGGNITHGEEYLIEPLPNAIKSALGFENFEEKKIDLNEDNWQDALLFEDVIKPILNNKCASCHNPKKTKGELLLTTQEGILNGGENGAIIEASNAPESELYTRLILPMDDDDHMPPEGKTQPSKEEIQLVMAWIDAGNPFDKTIAESGLDKSLFLSFFPKKADFDHPNIDVEAASDQQIKTIEASGIHIDQISNASNFLSASCINKPDFTDSDFDMLLPIKNQISRLDLGNTKITDAVFSKLAQLPNLTIVLLDNTIITGKNLQSLAGLEHLKSINLTHTALETKYLKSIHDFKNLQHLYLHGTKATPQNTKLNNSKIHIDFGNYQLPPIPSDTIVY